The Thioalkalivibrio sulfidiphilus HL-EbGr7 genome includes the window ATGAACTGTTGCGGCGCGCGCCGCCCGGGGAGTACTGATCCATGGCTGCCTTTCTCGACAGTCTGAAGAACGTGGGGCGTGCCGGCATGGTCACGCCGTTCCTGCTCATGGCCATGCTCGCCATGATGGTGATCCCGCTGCCGCCGCTCGCGCTGGACGTGCTGTTCACCTTCAACATCGCCCTGTCCCTGGTGGTGATCCTGGTGGCCATCTACACGCCACGGCCCCTGGAATTCGCGGTGTTCCCCACGGTGCTGCTGGTGGCGACCCTGTTGCGCCTGGCCCTGAACGTGGCCTCCACCCGGGTGATCCTGCTCAACGGCCACACCGGCACCGACGCCGCCGGCAACGTGATCCAGGCCTTCGGCGACTTCGTGGTGGGCGGCAACTATGCCGTGGGTCTGGTGGTGTTCCTGATCCTGGTGATCATCAACTTCGTGGTGGTCACCAAGGGCGCCGGGCGCGTCTCCGAGGTGAGCGCCCGTTTCACCCTGGATGCCATGCCCGGCAAGCAGATGGCCATCGATGCCGACCTCAATGCCGGCATCATCACCCAGGACGAGGCCCGCAAGCGCCGCGAGGAGATCGCCCAGGAGGCGGACTTCTACGGTTCCATGGACGGTGCCAGCAAGTTCGTGCGCGGCGACGCCATCGCCGGCATCCTGATCCTGGTGATCAACATCATCGGCGGCCTGACCATCGGCACCCTGCAGCACGGCATGGCCCTGGCGGATGCCGCCACCAACTACGTGCTGCTGACCATCGGCGACGGCCTGGTGGCCCAGATCCCCTCCCTGCTGCTGTCCTCGGCCACCGCCATCATCGTCACCCGCGTGTCCGCCGCCCAGGACATGGGCAAGCAGGTCTTCCAGCAGATGTTCGCCAGCCCCCGCGCCCTGTACGTGGCGGCCGGCGTGGTGGGTTCCCTGGGCCTGGTGCCGGGCATGCCCAACCTGGTGTTCCTGTCCCTGGGCGCCCTGATGGCCGCCAGTGCCTATCTCACCGCCCAGCGCCGCGCCGCGGAGGAGGCGGCCCTGCTGGAGCCGTCCATCGAGGCGGCCGCCGCTGCGCCCAGCCCGGAGACCAAGGAGCTGTCCTGGGACGACGTGCCGCCCGTGGACCTGGTGGGCCTGGAAGTGGGCTAC containing:
- the flhA gene encoding flagellar biosynthesis protein FlhA, giving the protein MAAFLDSLKNVGRAGMVTPFLLMAMLAMMVIPLPPLALDVLFTFNIALSLVVILVAIYTPRPLEFAVFPTVLLVATLLRLALNVASTRVILLNGHTGTDAAGNVIQAFGDFVVGGNYAVGLVVFLILVIINFVVVTKGAGRVSEVSARFTLDAMPGKQMAIDADLNAGIITQDEARKRREEIAQEADFYGSMDGASKFVRGDAIAGILILVINIIGGLTIGTLQHGMALADAATNYVLLTIGDGLVAQIPSLLLSSATAIIVTRVSAAQDMGKQVFQQMFASPRALYVAAGVVGSLGLVPGMPNLVFLSLGALMAASAYLTAQRRAAEEAALLEPSIEAAAAAPSPETKELSWDDVPPVDLVGLEVGYRLIPLVDRSQGGQLMGRIKGVRRKLSQELGFLIQPVHIRDNLDLGPNSYRIALMGVTVGEGEVFPDRELAINPGRVFGQIAGTPTKDPTFGLDAVWIDPASREQAQGLGYTVVDAGTVVATHLSQLLKEHAHEMLGHEEVQHLLDVLGKHSPKLVENLVPKTLNLGVVLKVMQNLLAEQISVRDMRSIAETLAEHGAKSQDPGVLTAAVRVALSRSIVQNIIGTAPELPLIALDPSLEQILQKSSQGAGGGGLGIEPGLAERLQKSIAEAAQRQEMAGEPSVVVVSPDIRAWMSRWLRSAVRGLHVLAYTEIPDNKRIRVVATVGREGK